One Micromonospora sp. WMMD812 genomic window carries:
- a CDS encoding beta-galactosidase, with translation MRRWQGDRISFGGDYNPEQWPEETWVEDVELMRRAGVNLVSVGIFSWALLEPQPGRFEFGWLDRVLDLLHGGGIDVDLATATASPPPWLARAHPETLPRRADGAILWPGGRQAYCPSSPIFRERSLALVEAVAGRYADHPAVVMWHVSNELGCHNAHCYCDVSAEAFRSWLRDRYGDLDGLNEAWGTAFWSQRYGDWAEINPPRTAPTFANPTQQLDFLRFSSDEQRAQLRAEREVLDRLVAQPVTTNFMIGTGVKYLDYHSWADDVDLVSNDHYLTAADPRAHVGLALSADHTRGVARGEPWLLMEHSTSAVNWQPRNVAKAPGQLRRNSLAHVARGADGVLFFQWRASRAGAEKFHSALVPHAGPDTKVFREVCRLGADLAALAEVRGSRVDAEVAILFDYEAWWGVELDSHPSVDVTYLDRLGALYDSLWRAGITADIVHPSTDLDGYRLVVVPTLYLVRDADAAALRRFVEAGGTALVTYFSGVVDEHDHVRLGGYPGAFRELLGVRTEEFFPLREGEQVRLDDGATADVWTEWLHAEGAEVLAAYADGPLPGVAAVTRNPVGEGAAWYVGTRLDQPATDRLVARLVAESGVRPAAAALPGVEVVRRRDGERSWLFVLNHTDDEVRLPAAGVELLTGSRCDDELVVAAGEVAVVREDAAPVRA, from the coding sequence ATGCGGCGATGGCAGGGCGATCGGATTTCGTTCGGCGGCGACTACAACCCGGAGCAGTGGCCGGAAGAGACCTGGGTCGAGGACGTCGAGCTGATGCGTCGGGCCGGGGTCAACCTGGTCTCGGTGGGGATCTTCTCCTGGGCGCTGCTCGAGCCCCAGCCCGGGCGGTTCGAGTTCGGCTGGCTGGACCGGGTGCTCGACCTGCTGCACGGCGGCGGGATCGACGTCGACCTGGCCACCGCCACCGCCAGCCCGCCGCCGTGGCTGGCCCGGGCGCACCCGGAGACGCTGCCCCGCCGGGCCGACGGCGCGATCCTCTGGCCGGGCGGCCGCCAGGCGTACTGCCCCAGCTCGCCGATCTTCCGCGAGCGGTCGCTCGCCCTGGTCGAGGCGGTCGCCGGCCGGTACGCCGACCACCCGGCGGTGGTGATGTGGCACGTGTCCAACGAGTTGGGCTGCCACAACGCTCACTGCTACTGCGATGTCAGCGCCGAGGCGTTCCGGTCCTGGCTGCGCGACCGGTACGGCGACCTGGACGGGCTCAACGAGGCCTGGGGCACCGCCTTCTGGAGCCAGCGGTACGGCGACTGGGCCGAGATCAACCCGCCGCGCACCGCGCCGACCTTCGCCAACCCCACCCAGCAGCTGGACTTCCTGCGCTTCTCCTCCGACGAGCAGCGGGCTCAACTGCGCGCCGAGCGTGAGGTCCTCGACCGACTGGTCGCCCAGCCGGTCACCACGAACTTCATGATCGGCACGGGCGTCAAGTACCTCGACTACCACTCCTGGGCCGACGACGTGGACCTCGTCTCCAACGACCACTACCTGACCGCCGCCGATCCCCGGGCGCACGTCGGGCTGGCGCTGTCGGCCGACCACACCCGCGGCGTCGCGCGCGGTGAGCCGTGGCTGCTCATGGAGCACTCCACCAGCGCCGTCAACTGGCAGCCGCGCAACGTCGCGAAGGCCCCCGGCCAGCTGCGCCGCAACAGCCTGGCCCACGTCGCCCGCGGCGCCGACGGGGTGCTCTTCTTCCAGTGGCGGGCCTCGCGCGCCGGCGCGGAGAAGTTCCACTCCGCGCTGGTGCCGCACGCCGGCCCGGACACCAAGGTGTTCCGCGAGGTCTGCCGGCTCGGCGCCGACCTGGCCGCGCTGGCCGAGGTCCGGGGCAGCCGGGTGGACGCCGAGGTCGCCATCCTCTTCGACTACGAGGCGTGGTGGGGCGTCGAGCTTGACTCCCACCCCAGCGTCGACGTCACGTACCTGGATCGGCTGGGCGCGCTCTACGACTCGCTCTGGCGGGCCGGGATCACCGCCGACATCGTCCACCCGTCGACCGACCTCGACGGTTACCGGCTGGTGGTGGTGCCCACCCTCTACCTGGTCCGCGACGCCGACGCGGCGGCGCTGCGCCGGTTCGTCGAGGCCGGCGGCACCGCCCTCGTGACCTACTTCAGTGGCGTCGTCGACGAGCACGACCACGTCCGGCTCGGCGGCTATCCCGGGGCGTTCCGGGAGCTGCTCGGCGTACGGACCGAGGAGTTCTTCCCGCTGCGCGAGGGCGAACAGGTCCGGCTCGACGACGGCGCCACCGCCGACGTGTGGACCGAGTGGCTGCACGCCGAGGGCGCGGAGGTGCTCGCCGCGTACGCCGACGGGCCGTTGCCGGGCGTGGCCGCGGTGACCCGCAACCCGGTGGGGGAGGGCGCCGCCTGGTACGTCGGCACCCGGCTGGACCAGCCGGCCACCGATCGACTGGTGGCCCGGCTGGTGGCCGAGTCCGGGGTGCGCCCGGCCGCGGCCGCCCTTCCCGGGGTGGAGGTGGTCCGGCGCCGCGACGGCGAGCGGAGCTGGCTGTTCGTCCTCAACCACACCGACGACGAGGTGCGACTCCCGGCCGCCGGCGTGGAGCTGTTGACCGGCTCACGGTGTGACGATGAGCTGGTGGTGGCCGCCGGCGAGGTGGCGGTGGTCCGCGAGGACGCCGCGCCGGTACGGGCCTGA
- a CDS encoding ABC transporter substrate-binding protein — protein MSRPRTQAEYLARLVPPSVAGLNRRTLLAGATGAGALLGTGLLAGCGDSDSGGSGSKTVSLGSNASDPTPKDVLAKVSGAFKTASGVEVAINTVDHNTFQENINNYLQGKPDDVFTWFAGYRMRFFASRGLAGDVSDVWGKLSGFSDAFKKASTGDDGKQYFVPFSYYPWAVFYRKSVWQQHGYQVPTTLDQFNALGAQMKKDGLNPIAFADKDGWPAMGTFDILNLRINGYQFHVDLMAGKEAWTSDKVKKVFDTWAGLLPLHQPDALGRTWQEAAQSLQQKKSGMYLLGLFVAQQFNADEQDDIDFFTFPEIDPAIGAKALDAPIDGYMMARKPKSEDNAKKLLEFIGGVEAGNISVKTDPGTLVANTGADTSGYSALQKKAAELVGSATEIAQFLDRDTRPDFASTVIIPALQQFIKDPKDIDGLTNSIENQKKSIFTS, from the coding sequence ATGTCCCGTCCCCGTACCCAAGCCGAGTACCTCGCCAGACTCGTACCGCCCTCCGTCGCCGGCCTCAACCGACGGACGCTGCTCGCCGGCGCGACCGGCGCCGGCGCGTTGCTCGGCACGGGACTACTCGCCGGCTGCGGCGACTCCGACTCCGGCGGGTCCGGAAGCAAGACGGTTTCGCTGGGCTCGAACGCGTCCGACCCGACGCCGAAGGACGTCCTCGCCAAGGTGTCCGGCGCCTTCAAGACCGCCTCGGGCGTCGAGGTCGCGATCAACACCGTCGACCACAACACGTTCCAGGAGAACATCAACAACTACCTGCAGGGCAAGCCGGACGACGTGTTCACCTGGTTCGCCGGCTACCGCATGCGGTTCTTCGCCTCCCGCGGCCTGGCCGGCGACGTGTCCGACGTCTGGGGCAAGCTCTCCGGCTTCTCCGACGCCTTCAAGAAGGCCTCCACCGGCGACGACGGCAAGCAGTACTTCGTGCCGTTCTCGTACTACCCGTGGGCGGTCTTCTACCGCAAGTCCGTCTGGCAGCAGCACGGCTACCAGGTGCCGACGACCCTGGACCAGTTCAACGCCCTCGGCGCGCAGATGAAGAAGGACGGCCTCAACCCGATCGCCTTCGCCGACAAGGACGGCTGGCCGGCGATGGGCACCTTCGACATCCTCAACCTGCGGATCAACGGCTACCAGTTCCACGTCGACCTGATGGCCGGCAAGGAGGCCTGGACCTCCGACAAGGTGAAGAAGGTCTTCGACACCTGGGCCGGCCTGCTGCCGCTGCACCAACCGGACGCCCTGGGCCGCACCTGGCAGGAGGCCGCCCAGTCGCTCCAGCAGAAGAAGAGCGGCATGTACCTGCTCGGCCTCTTCGTCGCGCAGCAGTTCAACGCCGACGAGCAGGACGACATCGACTTCTTCACCTTCCCCGAGATCGACCCGGCGATCGGGGCCAAGGCCCTGGACGCGCCGATCGACGGCTACATGATGGCGCGCAAGCCGAAGTCCGAGGACAACGCCAAGAAGCTGCTGGAGTTCATCGGCGGCGTCGAGGCGGGGAACATCTCCGTGAAGACCGACCCGGGCACCCTCGTCGCCAACACCGGCGCGGACACCAGCGGCTACAGCGCGCTGCAGAAGAAGGCGGCCGAACTGGTCGGCTCGGCCACCGAGATCGCCCAGTTCCTCGACCGGGACACCCGGCCGGACTTCGCCTCGACGGTGATCATCCCGGCCCTGCAGCAGTTCATCAAGGACCCGAAGGACATCGACGGGCTCACGAACAGCATCGAGAACCAGAAGAAGTCGATCTTCACCAGCTGA
- a CDS encoding sugar ABC transporter permease, which produces MSDLPLIQADRAVPPPAATTTTGGRGRRLRLLSRTDRVVITLMVLVPLLLVTALVWLPALATVLLSTTNWDGIGPLSDIDFVGGRNYSDVVNIYPPFVPAVQHNLLWLAALFVVATPFGMFLAVLLDKELRGSRFYQTALYLPVVLSLALIGFVWQLIYSRDQGLLNAVTGSNVDWYGDPGVNIWAVMVASGWRHVGYIMLLYLAGLKGVDPSLREAAAVDGASETKSFFRVVFPVMRPINIIVLVVTVIESLRAFDLVWVVNKGRNGLELLSALVTQNVVGEASRIGFGSALATIMLVVSLVFITIYLATVMREDR; this is translated from the coding sequence GTGTCCGACCTGCCCCTGATCCAAGCGGATCGCGCCGTACCGCCACCGGCCGCGACCACCACCACGGGTGGTCGCGGCCGCCGGCTACGGCTCCTGTCCCGCACCGACCGCGTGGTGATCACGCTGATGGTGCTCGTCCCGCTGCTGCTCGTCACCGCCCTGGTATGGCTGCCGGCGCTGGCCACCGTGCTGCTCTCCACCACCAACTGGGACGGCATCGGGCCGCTGTCCGACATCGACTTCGTCGGCGGACGCAACTACAGCGACGTGGTGAACATCTACCCGCCGTTCGTGCCCGCGGTGCAGCACAACCTGCTCTGGCTCGCGGCGCTGTTCGTGGTGGCCACGCCGTTCGGCATGTTCCTGGCGGTGCTGCTCGACAAGGAACTGCGCGGCAGCCGCTTCTACCAGACCGCGCTGTACCTGCCGGTGGTGCTCTCGCTGGCGCTGATCGGCTTCGTCTGGCAGCTCATCTACTCCCGCGACCAGGGCCTGCTCAACGCGGTGACCGGCTCGAACGTCGACTGGTACGGCGACCCCGGCGTGAACATCTGGGCGGTCATGGTCGCCTCCGGCTGGCGCCACGTCGGCTACATCATGCTGCTCTACCTGGCCGGGCTGAAGGGCGTCGACCCGTCGCTGCGCGAGGCCGCGGCCGTCGACGGCGCCTCGGAGACGAAGAGCTTCTTCCGGGTCGTGTTCCCGGTGATGCGCCCGATCAACATCATCGTCCTCGTGGTGACGGTGATCGAGTCGCTGCGCGCGTTCGACCTGGTCTGGGTGGTCAACAAGGGCCGAAACGGCCTGGAACTGCTCTCCGCGCTGGTCACCCAGAACGTGGTGGGCGAGGCCAGCCGGATCGGCTTCGGCTCCGCACTGGCGACCATCATGCTGGTCGTGTCGCTGGTCTTCATCACCATCTACCTGGCCACCGTCATGCGGGAGGACCGATGA
- a CDS encoding carbohydrate ABC transporter permease, with product MSTATVTRVPATDEAPERRRRLTPQRVVLHGFLIAVAVGWLFPILWAVLTSLRSYEYTATHGYVSFGGWTLDNYLTAWRTAEFGKHFLNSVYITVPAVLLTLFLASCVAFVIARFSWKLNLVLLGLFTAANLLPQQALLIPLFRLFTEVPLPAFMSDSELLYDSYWGLILINVAFQCGFCVFVLSNYMKALPRDLYEAAMVDGASVWRQYWQVTMPLCRPALAALATLEVTWIYNEFFWATVLMRTGDKFPVTSSLNNLRGEFFTDNNLVSAGSVLVAIPTLVIFFMLQRHFVRGLTLGASKG from the coding sequence ATGAGCACCGCGACCGTGACCCGGGTGCCGGCCACCGACGAGGCGCCCGAACGGCGCCGCCGGCTCACCCCGCAGCGGGTCGTGCTGCACGGCTTCCTCATCGCGGTCGCGGTGGGCTGGCTCTTCCCGATCCTGTGGGCGGTGCTGACCTCCCTGCGCTCGTACGAGTACACCGCCACGCACGGCTACGTCTCGTTCGGCGGCTGGACCCTCGACAACTACCTCACCGCGTGGCGGACCGCCGAGTTCGGCAAGCACTTCCTCAACTCGGTCTACATCACGGTCCCGGCGGTGCTGTTGACGCTCTTCCTCGCCTCCTGCGTGGCGTTCGTCATCGCCCGGTTCAGCTGGAAGCTCAACCTGGTGCTGCTCGGCCTCTTCACCGCGGCCAACCTGCTGCCCCAACAGGCCCTGCTCATCCCGCTGTTCCGGCTCTTCACCGAGGTGCCGCTGCCCGCGTTCATGAGCGACTCGGAGCTGCTGTACGACAGCTACTGGGGCCTGATCCTGATCAACGTCGCATTCCAGTGCGGCTTCTGCGTGTTCGTGCTCAGCAACTACATGAAGGCGCTGCCGCGCGACCTGTACGAGGCGGCGATGGTCGACGGGGCGAGCGTCTGGCGGCAGTACTGGCAGGTGACCATGCCGCTGTGCCGGCCGGCCCTGGCGGCGCTGGCCACCCTCGAGGTGACCTGGATCTACAACGAGTTCTTCTGGGCCACCGTGCTCATGCGGACCGGCGACAAGTTCCCGGTCACCAGCTCGCTGAACAACCTGCGCGGCGAGTTCTTCACCGACAACAACCTGGTCTCGGCCGGCAGCGTCCTGGTCGCGATCCCGACCCTGGTGATCTTCTTCATGCTCCAGCGGCACTTCGTCCGGGGCCTGACCCTGGGAGCAAGCAAGGGTTGA
- a CDS encoding alpha-galactosidase, producing the protein MVHLRRARTSLVLDARGSGLPRVVHWGADVGDLDDDGLRHLAAATVPPLVPSSFDAPTALTLLPEASAGWGGRPALAGHRGRADWATAFRLDGVEVDDTPGHDVRVVVRAADAAAGLALTVELTLDPTGLLLLRHRLRNDGDGPYELRELTPVLPVPAVATELLDLTGRWCRERSPQRHPWPMGTWVREGRHGRTGHDATLLLVAGSAGFGFGHGEVWAVHTAWSGDHVTFAERRPTGEATLGGGELLTPGEVVLTPGESYATPVLYAVWSDEGLDGLSDVLHTHLRARPGHPRSPRPVTLNVWEAVYFDHDLDRLTRLADRAAEVGVERFVLDDGWFRGRRHDRAGLGDWWVDEAVWPDGMHPLIDHVRKHGMQFGLWVEPEMVNADSDLFRAHPDWLLQVPGRLPPEWRNQQVLDLAHPDAYAHVLDRLDALLNEHDGIAYLKWDHNRDLTEAGHHGRPGVHAQTAAVYRLLDELRRRHPGVEIESCASGGARVDLEILARTDRVWASDCNDALERLAIQRWTGLLLPPELVGSHIGPERSHTTHRVHDLGFRATSAFFGHYGIEWDIASISPAERTELASWVALHKRLRPLVHTGRTIRVDHPDPAVWAQGVVAHDGSQAVYAVSRLATSVAQVPGAVRLPGLDSRRRYAVRPPAEVPRPATLDRTAPAWLADGATLTGAALAAVGLQLPALHPEQALLIEVTAVD; encoded by the coding sequence ATGGTCCACCTGCGCCGCGCGCGGACCAGCCTGGTGCTCGACGCGCGCGGCTCTGGGCTGCCCCGGGTGGTGCACTGGGGCGCCGACGTCGGCGACCTCGACGACGACGGCCTGCGCCACCTCGCCGCGGCCACCGTCCCGCCGCTGGTGCCGAGCAGCTTCGACGCCCCCACCGCGCTCACCCTGCTGCCCGAGGCGAGCGCCGGCTGGGGCGGCCGGCCGGCGCTCGCCGGGCACCGCGGGCGGGCGGACTGGGCCACCGCGTTCCGGCTCGACGGCGTCGAGGTCGACGACACTCCCGGTCACGACGTGCGGGTCGTCGTCCGCGCCGCCGACGCCGCGGCCGGGCTGGCGCTGACCGTCGAGCTCACCCTCGACCCGACCGGCCTGCTGCTGCTCCGGCACCGGCTGCGCAACGACGGGGACGGCCCGTACGAACTGCGCGAGCTGACCCCGGTGCTGCCGGTGCCGGCGGTCGCCACCGAACTGCTCGACCTGACCGGCCGGTGGTGTCGGGAACGGTCCCCGCAGCGGCACCCGTGGCCGATGGGCACCTGGGTACGCGAGGGCCGACACGGGCGTACCGGGCACGACGCCACGCTGCTGCTGGTAGCGGGATCCGCCGGGTTCGGCTTCGGGCACGGCGAGGTCTGGGCCGTGCACACCGCGTGGAGCGGCGACCACGTCACCTTCGCCGAACGCCGCCCCACCGGCGAGGCCACCCTCGGCGGCGGCGAGCTGCTCACCCCCGGCGAGGTGGTGCTCACCCCCGGCGAGTCGTACGCCACTCCCGTGCTCTACGCGGTCTGGTCGGACGAGGGGCTGGACGGGCTCAGCGACGTCCTGCACACCCACCTGCGGGCCCGGCCGGGGCATCCGCGCAGCCCGCGACCGGTCACGCTGAACGTCTGGGAGGCGGTCTACTTCGACCACGACCTGGACCGGCTCACGCGCCTCGCCGACCGGGCCGCCGAGGTGGGCGTGGAACGCTTCGTCCTCGACGACGGCTGGTTCCGGGGCCGCCGGCACGACCGGGCCGGGCTCGGCGACTGGTGGGTCGACGAGGCCGTCTGGCCGGACGGGATGCACCCGCTCATCGACCACGTCCGCAAGCACGGAATGCAGTTCGGGCTCTGGGTCGAGCCGGAGATGGTCAACGCCGACTCCGACCTGTTCCGCGCCCACCCCGACTGGCTGCTCCAGGTGCCCGGCCGGCTGCCGCCCGAGTGGCGGAACCAGCAGGTGCTCGACCTCGCCCACCCCGACGCGTACGCCCACGTGCTCGACCGGCTGGACGCGCTGCTGAACGAGCACGACGGGATCGCGTACCTGAAGTGGGACCACAATCGGGACCTCACCGAGGCCGGTCACCACGGACGGCCCGGCGTGCACGCGCAGACCGCGGCGGTCTACCGGCTCCTGGACGAGCTGCGCCGCCGGCATCCCGGCGTCGAGATCGAGAGTTGCGCCTCCGGCGGCGCCCGGGTCGACCTGGAGATCTTGGCCCGCACCGACCGGGTCTGGGCCAGCGACTGCAACGACGCGCTGGAACGGCTGGCCATCCAGCGCTGGACCGGGCTGTTGCTCCCACCGGAGCTGGTCGGCAGCCATATCGGCCCGGAGCGCTCGCACACCACGCACCGGGTGCACGACCTGGGCTTCCGGGCCACCAGCGCGTTCTTCGGTCACTACGGCATCGAGTGGGACATCGCCTCCATCAGCCCGGCGGAGCGTACCGAGCTGGCCAGCTGGGTGGCGCTCCACAAGCGACTCCGGCCCCTGGTGCACACCGGTCGGACGATTCGGGTCGATCACCCCGACCCGGCCGTGTGGGCGCAGGGCGTGGTCGCGCACGACGGCTCCCAGGCGGTGTACGCGGTGAGCCGGCTGGCCACGTCGGTGGCCCAGGTGCCGGGGGCGGTCCGGCTGCCCGGTCTGGACAGCCGCCGCCGGTACGCCGTCCGGCCGCCCGCCGAGGTGCCGCGACCGGCGACGCTGGACCGGACGGCGCCGGCCTGGCTGGCGGACGGGGCCACGCTGACCGGGGCGGCCCTGGCCGCGGTGGGCCTGCAACTGCCGGCGCTGCACCCGGAACAGGCGCTGCTCATCGAGGTCACCGCCGTCGACTGA
- a CDS encoding YciI family protein yields the protein MLLMQFSAAGADFPTIDTWSPEEIQAHIAFMGEVNAKLTADGEWVQGEGLGGPQQARIVRAGANGAPVVTEGPFAETKEFLAGWWIVDCDTAERAVEIAAHISTAPGPGGRPLNMPIEVHPVMSAPPQEL from the coding sequence ATGTTGCTGATGCAGTTCAGCGCCGCCGGGGCCGACTTCCCGACGATCGACACGTGGAGCCCGGAGGAGATCCAGGCGCACATCGCGTTCATGGGTGAGGTCAACGCGAAGCTCACCGCCGACGGCGAGTGGGTCCAGGGCGAGGGCCTGGGTGGGCCGCAGCAGGCGCGGATCGTCCGGGCCGGGGCGAACGGCGCGCCGGTGGTCACCGAGGGGCCGTTCGCGGAGACCAAGGAGTTCCTCGCCGGCTGGTGGATCGTCGACTGCGACACCGCGGAGCGGGCCGTGGAGATCGCCGCGCACATCTCCACCGCGCCCGGGCCCGGCGGCCGGCCCCTGAACATGCCGATCGAGGTGCACCCGGTGATGTCCGCGCCGCCGCAGGAGCTGTGA
- a CDS encoding sigma-70 family RNA polymerase sigma factor, protein MATTDRRTEDLLRELAPQVLGVLARRFGDFTTAEDAVQEALLAAATQWPAEGTPANPRGWLIQVAYRRMIELVRAEVARRRREDLATRREPDDRQTARPADEELTAERDDTLVLLLLCCHPALSPTSAIALTLRAVGGLSTAEIAHAFLVPEATMAQRISRAKQRIRDSGVPFRMPDRTERDGRLAAVRHVLYLIFTEGHTSSAGPDLHRLDLSAEAIRLTRALHALLPDDSETTGLLALMLLTEARGPARTGPSGELISLADQDRGRWDAAAIAEGIALVTHALPRGPVGPYQIQAAIAALHDEAPSAERTDWPQILALYEVLEGQSGSPVVALNRAVATAMVHGPAAGLAALADLADDPRLAGHHRLHAARAHLHEMAGDRARAVADYRAAAGRTNSLPEQRYLTMRAARLAAADPGPTDD, encoded by the coding sequence CTGGCCACCACCGACCGACGCACCGAGGACCTGCTGCGCGAGCTGGCGCCGCAGGTCCTCGGCGTGCTCGCCCGCCGCTTCGGTGACTTCACCACCGCCGAGGACGCGGTCCAGGAGGCGCTGCTGGCCGCCGCCACCCAGTGGCCGGCCGAGGGGACGCCGGCCAACCCGCGCGGCTGGCTGATCCAGGTCGCGTACCGCCGGATGATCGAGCTGGTCCGCGCCGAGGTGGCGCGGCGGCGGCGGGAGGACCTCGCGACGCGGCGCGAGCCGGACGACCGGCAGACCGCACGGCCGGCGGACGAGGAGCTGACCGCGGAGCGCGACGACACCCTGGTCCTGCTCCTCCTCTGCTGTCATCCGGCGCTCTCGCCGACGTCGGCCATCGCGCTGACCCTGCGCGCGGTCGGCGGCCTGAGCACCGCCGAGATCGCCCACGCCTTCCTGGTGCCGGAGGCCACGATGGCCCAGCGGATCAGCCGGGCCAAGCAGCGGATCCGCGACTCGGGGGTGCCCTTCCGGATGCCCGACCGCACGGAGCGCGACGGGCGGTTGGCCGCCGTCCGGCACGTGCTCTACCTGATCTTCACCGAGGGGCACACCAGCAGCGCCGGCCCCGATCTGCATCGGTTGGACCTGTCGGCGGAGGCGATCCGGCTCACCCGCGCGCTGCACGCGCTGCTGCCCGACGACAGCGAGACCACCGGGCTGCTGGCACTGATGCTCCTCACCGAGGCGCGCGGCCCGGCGCGGACCGGGCCGTCGGGCGAGTTGATCTCGCTGGCCGACCAGGACCGCGGCCGGTGGGACGCGGCGGCGATCGCCGAGGGCATCGCCCTGGTCACCCACGCGCTGCCGCGCGGCCCGGTCGGGCCCTACCAGATCCAGGCCGCGATCGCCGCGCTGCACGACGAGGCGCCCTCGGCGGAGCGGACCGACTGGCCGCAGATCCTCGCCCTGTACGAGGTCCTGGAGGGACAGTCGGGCAGCCCCGTGGTCGCGCTCAACCGGGCGGTCGCCACCGCCATGGTGCACGGCCCGGCCGCCGGCCTGGCCGCCCTGGCCGACCTGGCGGACGACCCCCGCCTGGCCGGGCACCACCGGCTGCACGCCGCCCGGGCGCACCTGCACGAGATGGCCGGCGACCGGGCGCGCGCCGTGGCCGACTACCGAGCCGCGGCCGGCCGGACGAACAGCCTGCCGGAGCAGCGCTACCTGACCATGCGGGCCGCGCGGCTGGCCGCCGCCGATCCCGGACCGACCGACGACTGA
- a CDS encoding multidrug efflux SMR transporter — protein MAYVLLGIAIAAEVMATSLLKATAGFTRLWPTVACLGGYLVAFVMLSQAVKEIPVGVAYALWSGLGTATIVAIGAVFLGEPVGAVKLAGIALIIAGVVIVNLNGAH, from the coding sequence ATGGCGTACGTGCTGCTGGGCATCGCGATCGCGGCGGAGGTGATGGCCACCAGCCTGCTCAAGGCGACCGCCGGGTTCACCCGGCTCTGGCCCACCGTCGCCTGTCTCGGCGGCTACCTGGTGGCCTTCGTGATGCTGTCGCAGGCGGTGAAGGAGATTCCGGTCGGCGTCGCGTACGCCCTCTGGTCCGGGCTGGGCACGGCGACGATCGTGGCGATCGGCGCGGTGTTCCTCGGCGAACCGGTCGGCGCGGTGAAGCTCGCCGGCATCGCGTTGATCATCGCGGGGGTGGTCATCGTGAACCTGAACGGCGCCCACTGA
- a CDS encoding TIGR03557 family F420-dependent LLM class oxidoreductase — translation MVNVGYTLLCEQAGPKQLVDHAVRAEAAGFDHLVTSDHYYPWLDSQGHSPYAWSVLGAVAHATSRAELMSFVTCPIRRYHPAVVAQKASTVGVLSDGRFTLGLGAGENLNEHVVGGWPHVQQRHEMFEEALQIIRPLLNGETLTFSGNHFDVPDAYVWDRPEKPVPMAVAASGPQSATLAAEYGNGMISTEPDRRIIQLYDDAGGAGRPRYGQVAICYGPDEADCRKIVHDQFRWFGLGWKVNADLPGPEAFTAASQFVSEEDAAAGIPCGPDVDRHVEAFKKFVDAGFTHVAIVQVGGDSQPMFLDWAQEQLLPRLRQL, via the coding sequence ATGGTCAACGTCGGCTACACCCTGCTGTGCGAGCAGGCCGGCCCGAAGCAGTTGGTCGACCACGCCGTACGCGCCGAGGCCGCCGGCTTCGACCACCTGGTCACATCCGACCACTACTACCCCTGGCTGGACTCGCAGGGGCACTCCCCGTACGCCTGGTCGGTGCTCGGGGCGGTCGCGCACGCCACCAGCCGGGCCGAGCTGATGTCCTTCGTGACCTGCCCGATCCGCCGCTACCACCCGGCCGTGGTGGCGCAGAAGGCCAGCACCGTCGGTGTGCTCTCGGACGGCCGGTTCACCCTCGGCCTGGGCGCCGGCGAGAACCTCAACGAACACGTGGTGGGCGGCTGGCCGCACGTGCAGCAGCGGCACGAGATGTTCGAGGAGGCGTTGCAGATCATCCGTCCGCTGCTCAACGGCGAGACGCTGACCTTCTCCGGCAACCACTTCGACGTGCCGGACGCGTACGTCTGGGACCGGCCGGAGAAGCCGGTGCCGATGGCGGTCGCCGCCTCCGGTCCGCAGTCGGCCACCCTCGCCGCCGAGTACGGCAACGGCATGATCTCCACCGAGCCGGACCGCCGGATCATCCAGCTCTACGACGACGCGGGCGGGGCCGGCCGGCCTCGCTACGGCCAGGTGGCCATCTGCTACGGCCCGGACGAGGCGGACTGCCGCAAGATCGTGCACGACCAGTTCCGCTGGTTCGGGCTGGGCTGGAAGGTCAACGCCGACCTGCCCGGCCCGGAGGCGTTCACGGCCGCCAGCCAGTTCGTCAGCGAGGAGGACGCCGCCGCCGGAATCCCCTGCGGCCCGGACGTCGACCGGCACGTCGAGGCGTTCAAGAAGTTCGTCGACGCCGGCTTCACCCACGTGGCGATCGTCCAGGTGGGTGGCGACAGCCAGCCGATGTTCCTGGACTGGGCCCAGGAGCAGCTCCTCCCCCGGCTGCGCCAACTGTGA